One part of the Flavobacterium johnsoniae UW101 genome encodes these proteins:
- a CDS encoding arylsulfatase — MNTKITKLLFSILLTGAFTSQESNAQTETKPNIILILVDDMGYSDLGNYGSEIKTPNLDKLASEGLRLREFYNNSICAPTRASLLTGQYQHKAGVGFFDVNLGLPAYQGYLNKESLTLGEVFRSGGYSTLLSGKWHVGSEDQAQWPNQRGFDKFYGILKGASNYFDTKPLPFGKTPYPVKLIRNNEELHPKDDSYYFTDEIGNNAVTFLDEQNKENKPFFLYLAFTAPHWPLQAKPIDIAKYRGKFDEGWDVLREKRIQKLKANGILPADQTISPRDPEVPEWNKLTYDEKQFWKAKMEVYAAMVDNMDQNVGKVLDKLKALKKDKNTLIIFISDNGAQGGFNTYNPLGRGLVRNDGPVGTSGSFDYQEQNWAYLSNTPLQQYKNNMHEGGFSSPFIAWYPSKIKAGRIDKGTGHIIDLAPTFYELAGIEYPKEYNGVTTNALAGKSLLPVLFNNVSQVDRGAPLFWERAGNRAVRDGKWKLVSIYPSYEWELYDLEKDRGETTNVAQQNPAIVNKLSASYFEWADKTGVVEYSKFKLKPETMPGGAALKK, encoded by the coding sequence ATGAATACAAAAATTACAAAACTTCTGTTTTCCATTCTTTTAACCGGAGCTTTCACTTCTCAGGAGTCAAATGCTCAAACCGAAACGAAACCCAATATTATTCTGATTTTGGTTGATGATATGGGATATTCAGATTTAGGAAATTATGGTTCAGAAATTAAAACACCAAATCTTGATAAACTGGCTTCAGAAGGTTTACGATTACGCGAATTTTATAACAATTCGATTTGTGCCCCAACAAGGGCTTCTCTCCTAACCGGACAATATCAGCATAAAGCCGGAGTTGGATTTTTTGATGTAAATTTAGGTCTACCGGCTTATCAGGGCTACTTAAACAAAGAATCTTTAACGCTTGGAGAAGTTTTCCGTTCTGGCGGTTACAGCACACTTTTATCTGGAAAATGGCACGTGGGTTCTGAAGATCAGGCGCAATGGCCGAATCAAAGAGGATTTGACAAATTTTACGGAATCTTAAAAGGCGCCTCAAACTATTTTGACACCAAACCGCTTCCATTTGGAAAAACACCTTATCCGGTAAAATTAATCCGCAATAACGAAGAACTGCATCCAAAAGATGATTCATATTATTTTACAGATGAAATTGGAAATAATGCAGTGACTTTTTTAGATGAGCAAAACAAAGAAAATAAACCTTTCTTTTTATACTTAGCCTTTACCGCACCTCACTGGCCGCTACAGGCAAAACCTATTGATATTGCCAAATACAGAGGAAAATTTGACGAAGGCTGGGATGTTTTAAGAGAAAAAAGAATTCAGAAACTAAAAGCAAACGGCATTTTACCGGCAGACCAAACTATATCGCCAAGAGATCCTGAAGTTCCGGAATGGAATAAACTAACGTATGACGAAAAGCAATTTTGGAAAGCTAAAATGGAAGTTTATGCCGCAATGGTCGACAATATGGATCAAAATGTGGGTAAAGTTCTTGACAAACTAAAAGCTTTGAAAAAAGACAAAAATACGCTGATTATTTTCATATCAGACAACGGCGCTCAGGGAGGATTCAATACATATAATCCGCTGGGAAGAGGTTTGGTTCGAAATGATGGACCAGTTGGAACTTCGGGTTCATTTGATTATCAGGAACAAAACTGGGCTTACTTATCTAATACTCCGTTACAGCAATATAAAAACAATATGCATGAAGGCGGTTTTAGTTCGCCGTTTATTGCCTGGTATCCGTCAAAAATCAAAGCGGGCAGAATTGATAAAGGAACCGGACACATTATTGACCTCGCTCCTACTTTTTATGAACTAGCCGGAATTGAATACCCAAAAGAATATAATGGTGTGACGACAAACGCCCTGGCTGGAAAAAGTTTGTTACCTGTTTTATTTAATAATGTTTCACAGGTCGACAGAGGCGCACCATTATTTTGGGAAAGAGCCGGAAACAGAGCCGTTCGCGATGGAAAATGGAAGTTAGTTTCGATTTATCCTTCTTATGAATGGGAATTGTATGATCTTGAAAAAGACCGAGGAGAAACTACAAATGTAGCCCAACAGAATCCGGCAATCGTAAACAAACTTTCGGCTTCGTATTTTGAATGGGCAGACAAAACGGGAGTTGTAGAATACAGCAAATTCAAACTAAAACCAGAAACAATGCCAGGCGGTGCGGCACTGAAAAAATAA
- a CDS encoding M28 family peptidase, which translates to MKKLLILFLIGATAFSCKNTQSAANKDNSDPSKYVKLISEKDLKTMLYVVASDEMEGRETGSAGQKKAGLYMIDQYKKSGISFPKGASDFYQHIPASYLNAKRNQNLPDSENIWAYIEGSEKPDEVLVISAHYDHVGIKDGEVYNGADDDGSGTVAVIEMAKAFAKAKKQGHGPKRSILFLHVTGEEHGLHGSRFYSENPLFPIANTIADINIDMIGRRDVEHANTNNYVYVIGADRLSSDLHNAVVAQNEKYIKMDLDFKFNDPKDPNHFYERSDHYNFAKHGIPAIFFFNGVHEDYHGKGDEPQKIEYDALTKRTKLAFVLAWDLANRENRPVVDKPIK; encoded by the coding sequence ATGAAAAAATTACTCATTTTATTTTTAATTGGTGCAACAGCGTTTTCATGTAAAAACACGCAGTCGGCAGCAAACAAAGACAATTCAGATCCCTCTAAATATGTCAAGCTTATCTCTGAAAAAGACCTTAAAACAATGCTTTATGTTGTGGCTTCAGATGAAATGGAAGGTCGTGAAACCGGATCTGCAGGACAAAAAAAAGCAGGTCTTTATATGATTGACCAATACAAAAAAAGCGGTATCTCTTTCCCAAAAGGTGCTTCAGATTTTTACCAGCACATTCCTGCATCTTATTTAAATGCAAAACGTAATCAAAATTTACCAGATTCAGAAAATATCTGGGCTTACATCGAAGGTTCTGAAAAACCGGATGAAGTTTTGGTTATTTCTGCTCACTACGATCACGTAGGGATTAAAGACGGCGAAGTCTACAACGGAGCTGATGATGATGGTTCTGGAACTGTAGCGGTTATTGAAATGGCTAAAGCTTTTGCTAAGGCTAAAAAACAAGGACACGGACCAAAACGTTCTATTTTGTTTTTGCACGTAACTGGCGAGGAGCATGGACTGCACGGATCTCGTTTTTACTCAGAAAACCCTCTTTTCCCAATTGCAAACACAATTGCTGATATCAATATCGACATGATCGGACGCCGTGATGTTGAACACGCAAACACTAACAATTATGTGTATGTTATTGGTGCCGACAGATTATCATCTGATCTTCATAATGCGGTTGTAGCTCAAAACGAGAAATACATCAAAATGGACTTAGATTTTAAATTTAATGATCCTAAAGACCCAAATCATTTTTATGAGCGTTCTGACCACTATAACTTCGCAAAACACGGTATTCCTGCAATTTTCTTCTTTAACGGAGTTCACGAAGATTACCACGGAAAAGGCGACGAACCTCAAAAAATCGAATACGATGCTTTAACCAAAAGAACAAAACTTGCTTTTGTACTTGCATGGGATTTAGCTAATAGAGAGAATAGACCGGTAGTGGATAAACCGATTAAATAA
- a CDS encoding family 2A encapsulin nanocompartment cargo protein cysteine desulfurase: protein MSTNINNNGLPNIDDLQNLANELFKALPNEFPKEISLSPDKAEHPRAVKIAETILHAGNSDQFGHIPAVSPSSVPPAPPAFSGFGASPSVSNYGNTGASALYPNAGAGFNPQNRNSSSGVEENHDLNMNNPHNGFYDSNLKNGNSPQLNEESLFSVFSLNHQYLPFQAENSSFEIELQAALASVDTQFKKREEFPLNGNETANSYYFLDQNPFAFDKRSTDLIVGNSFDHKEIQLFKGHYFDASLVKKDFPILRETVNGKPLVWFDNAATTQKPQSVIDRIAYFYEHENSNIHRAAHELAARASDAYEAAREKVKAFLNAGSVNEIVFVRGATEGINLVASTWGEQNLNSGDEIIVSNLEHHANIVPWKRLADKKGLKLRVIPVDDDGQILLDEYAKLLTSKTRLVAFTQVSNALGTVTPAKKIVEMAHAAGAKVLIDGAQSVSHMKVDVQHLNPDWLVFSGHKLFGPTGIGALYGKEDLLNEMQPYQSGGNMIQDVTFEEIKYHKAPNRFEAGTGNIADAIGLGAAIDYVTKLGIEAIGQYEHYLLEYATRLLKEIPGVRLIGTAKDKASVLSFNLQGYSNDQVGQALNKEGVAVRTGHHCAQPILRRMGVETTVRPSLAFYNTTEDVDTFIKTIWELKKVRF from the coding sequence ATGAGTACAAATATTAACAACAACGGTTTACCAAACATCGACGATCTGCAAAATTTAGCAAACGAGTTGTTTAAAGCTTTACCGAATGAGTTTCCAAAAGAAATTTCATTAAGTCCGGATAAAGCCGAACATCCCCGTGCGGTAAAAATTGCAGAAACGATTTTACATGCCGGAAACAGTGATCAGTTTGGTCATATTCCTGCGGTGAGTCCGTCGAGTGTACCGCCGGCGCCGCCTGCATTCAGCGGTTTTGGAGCTTCTCCTTCTGTATCAAATTACGGCAATACTGGAGCTTCAGCTTTATACCCAAATGCCGGGGCAGGATTTAATCCGCAAAATAGAAATTCATCTTCAGGAGTTGAGGAAAACCATGATTTAAATATGAACAATCCACATAATGGGTTTTATGATTCAAATTTAAAAAACGGGAATTCCCCTCAATTGAATGAAGAAAGTCTTTTCTCGGTTTTTTCACTGAACCATCAATATCTGCCTTTTCAAGCTGAAAATTCTTCTTTTGAGATCGAATTGCAGGCGGCTTTGGCATCTGTTGATACTCAGTTTAAAAAACGTGAAGAATTTCCTTTAAACGGAAATGAAACAGCAAATTCGTATTATTTTTTAGATCAGAATCCTTTTGCATTTGATAAAAGAAGTACAGATCTTATAGTTGGAAATTCTTTCGATCATAAAGAGATCCAGCTTTTTAAAGGACATTATTTTGATGCTTCACTAGTAAAAAAGGATTTCCCGATTTTGAGAGAAACAGTAAACGGAAAGCCTTTAGTTTGGTTTGATAATGCGGCAACAACGCAGAAACCACAATCAGTTATTGACAGAATTGCGTATTTCTACGAACACGAAAATTCAAATATCCATCGTGCAGCGCATGAACTGGCGGCGCGTGCCTCTGATGCGTATGAAGCGGCGCGTGAAAAAGTGAAAGCTTTTTTAAATGCCGGTTCTGTAAATGAAATTGTTTTTGTGAGAGGCGCAACAGAAGGAATAAATCTGGTGGCTTCGACCTGGGGCGAACAGAATTTAAATTCAGGCGATGAAATTATTGTGAGTAATCTTGAGCATCATGCGAATATTGTTCCGTGGAAACGTCTTGCTGATAAAAAAGGCTTAAAACTAAGAGTAATTCCTGTTGATGACGATGGTCAGATTCTGCTTGATGAATATGCAAAACTGCTCACCTCAAAAACACGTTTGGTTGCTTTTACTCAAGTTTCAAATGCTTTAGGAACAGTAACACCTGCAAAAAAAATAGTTGAAATGGCACACGCTGCCGGAGCAAAAGTTTTAATTGACGGTGCACAATCGGTTTCGCATATGAAAGTCGATGTTCAGCATTTAAATCCAGACTGGCTGGTTTTTTCAGGACATAAATTATTTGGTCCAACGGGAATTGGAGCTTTGTACGGAAAAGAAGACTTACTAAACGAAATGCAGCCGTATCAATCTGGCGGCAACATGATTCAGGATGTGACTTTTGAGGAAATAAAATACCACAAAGCACCCAATCGTTTTGAAGCCGGAACCGGAAATATTGCCGATGCCATTGGTCTTGGCGCGGCAATAGATTATGTCACCAAATTAGGAATCGAAGCCATTGGTCAATACGAGCATTATTTGTTAGAATATGCCACAAGATTATTGAAAGAAATTCCGGGTGTACGATTGATTGGAACTGCCAAAGACAAAGCCAGTGTATTGTCTTTTAATTTACAAGGTTATTCAAACGATCAGGTGGGTCAGGCTTTAAACAAAGAAGGTGTTGCGGTGCGAACAGGACATCATTGTGCACAGCCTATTTTAAGAAGAATGGGTGTTGAAACGACTGTTCGTCCGTCATTAGCATTTTATAATACAACCGAAGATGTCGATACTTTTATTAAAACCATTTGGGAACTTAAAAAAGTGAGATTCTAA
- a CDS encoding dienelactone hydrolase family protein yields MKNSITLIFAAILFSTTMNAQLKPVKYSEGSQTLNGLFIKSAKKSNNNPGILLLPAWLGIDNASKGIAEDLSKLGYHVFIADIYGEGNYPKNTGEAGKQAGFYKTNYEAYQKRINAALQELVKSGANADNIVAIGYCFGGTGVLEAARGHLNVKGIASFHGGLGKDAARKTEPITAKVLICHGADDPFVPKEEITSFQQEMRDSKADWQMIYYANSVHSFTNPEAGNDNSKGAAYNPVAAKRSFEHLQLFLNEVLKK; encoded by the coding sequence ATGAAAAATTCGATCACACTTATTTTCGCTGCAATATTGTTTTCAACTACTATGAATGCACAACTGAAACCCGTAAAATATTCTGAAGGAAGCCAGACTTTGAATGGTTTATTTATTAAATCGGCTAAAAAAAGCAATAATAATCCAGGAATTTTGCTTTTACCGGCATGGCTTGGAATTGACAATGCCTCTAAAGGAATTGCCGAAGATTTATCGAAACTGGGTTACCATGTTTTTATCGCTGATATTTATGGAGAAGGAAATTATCCAAAAAATACAGGTGAGGCTGGAAAACAAGCTGGTTTCTATAAAACAAATTACGAAGCGTATCAAAAACGAATTAACGCCGCTTTGCAGGAATTAGTTAAATCTGGAGCAAATGCAGATAATATCGTGGCTATTGGTTACTGTTTTGGAGGAACTGGAGTTCTTGAAGCAGCGCGCGGTCATTTAAACGTAAAAGGAATTGCTTCTTTTCACGGAGGTTTAGGAAAAGATGCTGCGAGAAAAACAGAACCTATTACAGCCAAAGTTTTAATTTGTCACGGGGCTGATGATCCGTTTGTGCCAAAAGAAGAAATTACATCATTTCAGCAGGAAATGCGTGATTCTAAAGCTGACTGGCAGATGATTTATTATGCCAATTCAGTACACTCATTCACAAATCCCGAAGCTGGAAACGACAATTCTAAAGGCGCTGCTTATAACCCGGTTGCTGCCAAAAGATCTTTTGAACATTTACAGCTTTTTTTAAACGAAGTGCTTAAGAAATAA
- a CDS encoding Lrp/AsnC family transcriptional regulator, which produces MDMLDEFDVKIIKELEKDGRIAYSTIASNLKISNTMVHQRINRLFEQGIITGIKPILNEKQIGYDWASFTGITLNKDSDSERIIEALKEIPEITECYFVTGSFTLYLKITARNHEHMRKILYDKIDNIPGIAKTDSMVELGCAFKRNVSL; this is translated from the coding sequence ATGGATATGTTAGATGAATTTGACGTAAAAATCATCAAAGAGTTAGAAAAAGACGGTCGAATTGCTTATTCGACAATTGCTTCTAATTTGAAAATTTCGAATACAATGGTGCATCAGCGTATAAACCGTTTATTTGAGCAGGGCATAATTACAGGAATCAAACCTATTTTAAACGAAAAACAAATTGGGTACGACTGGGCTTCTTTTACTGGAATTACATTAAATAAGGATTCTGATTCTGAAAGAATTATTGAGGCTTTAAAAGAAATTCCCGAAATTACAGAATGCTATTTCGTAACGGGTTCGTTTACGCTTTACCTTAAAATTACTGCTCGAAACCACGAACATATGCGTAAAATATTATACGATAAAATCGACAATATTCCAGGAATTGCCAAAACCGATTCTATGGTCGAATTGGGATGCGCTTTTAAAAGAAATGTCTCTTTATAA
- a CDS encoding DUF3667 domain-containing protein — MSHNKIREDKTCLNCRHVVEQKFCPNCGQENSDSRKTFHHLFIHFFEDLTHYENAFWKTIKNLLFKPSTLTKEYLSGKRLSYLAPVRLYIFISFITFLMISLFPANINEKIDKSETALNKEISKTNESIDKKKDKRYFHFKTIKELDSIQKYGKENEKLNASSYWFSEKAIHVTEKYTKKEIYEKFVESFFHNLPKILFIIMPFFAFFLWLFHNKKRWYYFDHGIFTLHYFSFLLLIFLIMFVVDRIVGLFGEDSPLSYVSGLTTFAGTVWMCYYFYPAHHRFYGESRIVSFIKSFLLFIINSLFILFLLTLYILYTFINLH, encoded by the coding sequence ATGTCACACAACAAAATTAGAGAAGACAAAACCTGTTTAAACTGCAGGCATGTTGTTGAACAAAAGTTTTGTCCAAACTGCGGGCAGGAAAACAGCGATTCCAGAAAAACTTTTCATCATTTGTTTATTCACTTTTTTGAAGATTTAACGCATTATGAAAATGCATTCTGGAAAACAATAAAAAATCTTCTTTTTAAGCCTTCTACGCTTACTAAAGAATATCTTTCCGGAAAGCGTTTGTCTTATCTTGCTCCGGTTCGTCTTTATATTTTTATAAGTTTTATTACTTTTTTAATGATTTCCCTGTTTCCAGCCAACATAAACGAAAAAATTGATAAAAGTGAAACTGCGCTGAACAAAGAAATTTCTAAAACTAATGAAAGTATAGATAAAAAGAAAGACAAAAGGTATTTTCATTTTAAGACGATAAAAGAACTTGATTCGATTCAGAAATATGGAAAAGAAAATGAGAAATTGAATGCTTCATCGTATTGGTTTTCTGAAAAAGCAATACATGTGACTGAAAAATATACCAAAAAAGAGATTTATGAAAAGTTCGTTGAATCGTTCTTTCATAATCTGCCGAAAATCTTATTTATCATTATGCCCTTTTTTGCTTTTTTTCTGTGGCTTTTTCACAACAAAAAAAGATGGTATTATTTTGATCACGGGATCTTTACGCTTCATTATTTTTCCTTCCTCCTTCTTATCTTTCTCATTATGTTTGTAGTTGACAGGATTGTAGGTTTATTTGGAGAAGACAGTCCGTTGTCATACGTTTCCGGGTTAACGACTTTTGCAGGAACAGTCTGGATGTGTTATTACTTTTATCCGGCGCATCATCGTTTTTATGGCGAGTCCAGAATAGTATCTTTTATAAAAAGTTTCTTACTGTTTATAATAAATTCTCTTTTTATTCTATTTTTACTCACTTTATACATTCTTTACACATTTATTAATTTACACTAA
- the rocD gene encoding ornithine--oxo-acid transaminase, translated as MANTQEILSSKSEVLIEKENKYGAHNYHPLPVVLEKGEGVYVWDVDGKRYYDFLSAYSAVNQGHCHPKIVKAMIDQAQTLTLTSRAFYNDKLGNYEEYVTKYFGFDKVLPMNTGAEAVETALKVSRKWAYEVKGIPENQAQIIVCENNFHGRTTTIISFSNDETARKNFGPFTDGFIKIEYDNLEALEKALESSKNIAGFLVEPIQGEAGVYVPSEGYLAKAKALCEKHNVLFIADEVQTGIARTGKLLAVHHENVQPDILILGKAISGGVYPVSAVLCNNEIMNVIKPGQHGSTFGGNPVAAAVAIAALEVVKDEKLAENAERLGIILREGLNKIAEKNDLITLVRGKGLLNAIVINSGEDSDLAWEICLKFRDNGLLAKPTHGNKIRFAPPLVMTEEQIKECLEIIEKSLNEFKN; from the coding sequence ATGGCAAATACTCAAGAAATACTTTCGTCAAAATCAGAAGTTTTGATTGAAAAAGAGAATAAATACGGAGCACATAACTATCATCCGCTTCCTGTAGTGTTAGAAAAAGGAGAAGGTGTTTATGTATGGGATGTTGACGGGAAAAGATATTATGACTTCTTATCTGCTTATTCTGCTGTAAATCAAGGACACTGCCATCCAAAAATTGTGAAAGCAATGATAGATCAGGCACAGACCTTAACGCTTACATCTCGTGCTTTTTACAATGATAAACTAGGAAACTACGAAGAATACGTTACAAAATATTTCGGTTTTGATAAAGTACTGCCAATGAATACAGGTGCAGAAGCTGTTGAAACTGCACTAAAAGTATCCAGAAAATGGGCTTATGAAGTAAAAGGAATTCCTGAAAATCAGGCGCAGATTATTGTATGCGAGAATAATTTTCACGGAAGAACAACGACAATCATTTCATTTTCTAACGACGAAACAGCCCGTAAAAACTTTGGTCCGTTTACAGATGGATTTATAAAAATTGAATACGATAATCTTGAAGCCCTTGAAAAAGCTTTAGAATCATCAAAAAATATTGCCGGATTTTTAGTTGAACCTATTCAGGGAGAAGCCGGAGTTTATGTGCCAAGTGAAGGATATTTAGCAAAAGCAAAAGCATTATGCGAAAAGCACAATGTTTTGTTTATTGCAGATGAGGTTCAAACCGGAATTGCACGTACCGGAAAATTATTAGCTGTTCACCACGAAAATGTACAGCCGGATATCCTGATTTTAGGAAAAGCAATTTCTGGCGGCGTTTATCCGGTTTCGGCAGTTTTATGTAATAATGAAATCATGAATGTTATCAAGCCGGGTCAGCATGGATCTACTTTTGGAGGAAATCCAGTTGCGGCAGCGGTTGCGATTGCAGCTCTTGAAGTGGTAAAAGACGAAAAATTAGCCGAAAATGCAGAACGTTTAGGAATAATTCTAAGAGAAGGGTTAAACAAGATTGCCGAAAAGAATGACTTAATTACGCTGGTTCGCGGTAAAGGACTTTTGAATGCAATTGTAATTAACAGCGGCGAAGATTCTGATTTGGCTTGGGAGATCTGCTTGAAATTTAGAGATAACGGATTACTGGCAAAACCAACACACGGAAACAAAATTAGATTTGCACCGCCATTGGTAATGACAGAAGAACAAATTAAGGAATGTCTTGAAATTATCGAGAAATCTTTAAACGAGTTTAAAAACTAA
- a CDS encoding DUF1810 domain-containing protein, which produces MAYANNDLTRFLDAQNKLYLTAYSELQKGKKETHWMWFIFPQIKGLGKSTIAKYYALADLKEAEDFLNHPILAKHLIEICKVLLEYKTKSIEAILGELNARKLRSSMTLFSQTENADPIFQEILDVFFLGFSDPLTLAGIAEPEIAMAS; this is translated from the coding sequence ATGGCTTACGCAAATAATGATTTAACACGCTTTTTAGACGCACAGAACAAACTTTATCTTACGGCTTACTCCGAATTACAAAAAGGGAAAAAAGAAACGCACTGGATGTGGTTTATTTTTCCGCAGATAAAAGGTTTAGGAAAAAGTACGATTGCTAAATATTATGCTCTTGCAGATTTAAAAGAGGCAGAAGATTTTCTAAATCATCCTATTTTAGCCAAACATCTAATTGAAATTTGCAAGGTTTTATTAGAATATAAAACAAAATCTATTGAAGCAATTTTGGGTGAATTAAATGCACGAAAACTTCGTTCCTCAATGACGCTTTTTTCTCAGACAGAAAATGCAGATCCTATTTTTCAGGAAATATTAGATGTGTTTTTCTTAGGGTTTTCAGACCCGCTTACTTTAGCAGGTATTGCAGAACCAGAAATTGCCATGGCATCTTAA
- a CDS encoding family 2A encapsulin nanocompartment shell protein: protein MADLQKQQTALGDVAARQLAIATRTVPQIGTITPRWLTHLLHWVPVESGVFRLNKVKNANHIEVDCSARDERVLPNTFVDYIENPREYNLAAVQTIVDVHTRVSDLYSKPYNQISEQLRLAIETIKERQESELINNKDYGLLSNVAPSQIIKTRTGAPTPDDLDELLTKVWKEPGFFLLHPLAIAAFGRECTRRGVPPPTTSLFGSQFLTWRGIPLIPSDKLPIVKGKSKIILLRTGESRQGVIGLIQPGLQGEQSPGLSVRFMGINEKAIASYLVSLYCSLAILVDDAIAVLEDVEIGKYHEYKY, encoded by the coding sequence ATGGCAGATTTACAAAAACAACAGACCGCATTAGGCGATGTTGCTGCAAGACAATTAGCAATCGCAACTCGTACCGTTCCTCAAATTGGTACTATTACACCACGCTGGTTAACGCATCTTTTGCATTGGGTTCCTGTAGAATCAGGAGTATTTCGTTTGAATAAAGTTAAAAACGCAAACCACATTGAAGTCGATTGTTCTGCCCGTGACGAAAGGGTTTTACCTAACACTTTCGTAGATTATATCGAAAATCCAAGAGAATACAATCTGGCAGCCGTACAAACTATTGTTGATGTTCATACCCGCGTTTCTGATTTGTACAGCAAGCCGTATAACCAAATTTCTGAACAGCTTCGTCTGGCAATCGAAACCATCAAAGAGCGTCAGGAAAGCGAATTAATCAACAACAAAGATTACGGATTATTGAGCAACGTTGCGCCGTCTCAAATTATAAAAACCAGAACAGGAGCACCAACTCCGGATGATTTAGATGAATTGCTGACAAAAGTCTGGAAAGAACCTGGATTCTTTTTACTGCATCCGCTTGCAATTGCTGCTTTTGGACGCGAATGTACACGTCGTGGTGTTCCGCCTCCAACAACTTCATTATTTGGATCCCAGTTTTTAACCTGGAGAGGAATTCCGCTTATTCCATCAGATAAATTGCCAATCGTAAAAGGAAAATCAAAAATCATTCTTTTAAGAACAGGCGAAAGCCGTCAGGGCGTTATCGGATTAATCCAGCCGGGATTACAAGGCGAACAATCTCCTGGATTATCGGTTCGTTTTATGGGAATTAATGAAAAAGCCATTGCTTCGTATTTAGTATCGCTGTATTGTTCTTTGGCTATTTTAGTTGATGATGCTATTGCTGTTTTAGAAGATGTAGAAATAGGAAAGTATCATGAGTACAAATATTAA
- the cysK gene encoding cysteine synthase A, whose protein sequence is MKYQNILETIGNTPHIKLNKLFKTHEVWIKLEKSNPGSSIKDRIALAMIEDAEKKGLLNPDSIIIEPTSGNTGIGLSLVAAVKGYKVIIVMPESMSVERRKIIEAYGAEYVLTPREKGTSGAVEKANELASTIKNSFLPSQFTNRANVEVHERTTAQEILADFPDGIDYLITGVGTGGHITGVSKILKQHFPNLKTIAVEPALSPVLSGGIPAPHPLQGIGAGFIPEVFNCEYVDEIVTIEKNDAFSFAKKIAKEEGIFGGISTGAALAAVSKKIKNIPEDAVILTFNYDTGERYLSVEELFDFFS, encoded by the coding sequence ATGAAATATCAAAACATTTTAGAAACCATTGGCAATACGCCGCACATTAAGCTCAACAAGCTTTTTAAAACCCATGAGGTATGGATTAAGTTAGAAAAATCAAATCCGGGATCGAGTATCAAAGACAGGATTGCTCTGGCTATGATTGAAGATGCAGAGAAAAAAGGACTTTTAAATCCGGATTCTATTATTATTGAGCCAACATCCGGAAATACCGGAATTGGGCTTTCGTTAGTGGCAGCCGTAAAAGGGTATAAAGTAATTATTGTAATGCCGGAATCGATGAGTGTTGAACGCCGAAAAATTATCGAAGCTTATGGTGCCGAATATGTTTTGACACCGAGGGAAAAAGGAACTTCTGGAGCGGTTGAAAAAGCAAATGAACTGGCATCGACTATTAAAAACTCTTTCCTCCCTTCTCAATTTACCAATAGAGCCAATGTTGAAGTTCACGAAAGAACAACGGCACAGGAAATCCTTGCCGATTTTCCAGACGGTATTGATTATTTGATTACGGGAGTTGGTACAGGCGGGCACATTACTGGAGTTTCTAAAATTTTGAAACAGCATTTTCCAAATCTTAAAACAATTGCAGTAGAGCCTGCCCTTTCTCCGGTTTTAAGCGGCGGTATTCCTGCTCCTCACCCATTACAGGGAATTGGCGCCGGATTTATTCCTGAAGTTTTTAACTGTGAATATGTAGATGAGATTGTAACGATCGAAAAAAATGATGCTTTTTCATTTGCTAAAAAAATAGCAAAAGAGGAAGGCATTTTTGGAGGAATTTCTACTGGAGCAGCATTAGCAGCGGTTTCTAAAAAAATAAAAAATATTCCGGAAGATGCCGTAATACTGACTTTTAATTATGATACCGGAGAACGTTATCTTTCTGTAGAAGAATTATTCGATTTTTTCTCATAA